In a genomic window of Methanogenium sp. S4BF:
- a CDS encoding response regulator, producing the protein MGRILVVDDTLFMRTLLKNILFSGNHDIVGEAEDGEDAIQKYTSLKPDLVTMDIVMPKKNGIEALKEIMTINPGAKVIMCTAVGQEQMVKLAIKTGAKGYIVKPFQAPKVLEEINNVLKS; encoded by the coding sequence ATGGGAAGGATTCTGGTCGTTGATGATACTCTCTTTATGAGAACACTTCTTAAAAATATCCTGTTCTCCGGAAATCATGATATTGTGGGTGAAGCTGAGGACGGAGAGGATGCAATTCAAAAATACACATCACTCAAACCCGATCTTGTTACAATGGATATTGTAATGCCGAAAAAAAACGGGATTGAAGCACTGAAAGAGATTATGACGATTAACCCGGGAGCAAAAGTAATTATGTGCACTGCTGTCGGACAGGAACAGATGGTTAAACTTGCCATCAAAACAGGTGCCAAAGGATATATTGTAAAACCGTTCCAGGCACCAAAGGTATTAGAAGAGATAAATAACGTATTGAAATCGTAA